TCCTAGCGCTGGATTGTGTGTGAGCGGCCGGGCAGTTTCAGCAAAAAATACTAAGAGTGTGATTTAGCACTCGATCCGGTCGGGTGCTAAGGGTACGATCTCCTCAGCGCAGCAAGCCCCAGGTCCATGCCTGGGAGGCTCGGGTTCCTGAGGCTTGTGCTTCTACTTGGAGTGTAGAAAGCCAAGCTAACAGGAAACAATGTGTCGTGGAAGGATTTCCAGCACATTGTGACCAGGGTTTCACCTTGCCGCGTTGCTGGTCGCGCCCAAATTGGGCCCGACCGTAAACGGAAGGATACTGAAACGTGTTGACCTTTAAGGCCGACTACGACCGAGGGGGCCACCCAAGTTGGTGGCTCACAAGCAGCAACGGCGAAGAGGTTGGGTGGGCAGGGCAATCCTTCGCCTCGCTCAGCAGTGCCAAGCGTGCGGCGGAGTCATTCAAAGCGGGCGCCGCAACCGCTAGGTACGAGGTGTACAAGGACACCGGCGGCCACTACCGCTGGCGTGCGTGGAGGTCGAGCGACAAGGTCGCCTCTTCGGGCGAGTCGTTCTACAGCGAGTTCAACGCCAAGCGCGCAGCTGAGAACGTCCGAGTCAACGCCAGGACGGCTGTAGGGCCGTAACGCCGATCACGCGAAACACCCCCTGGGCG
The sequence above is a segment of the Candidatus Mycobacterium wuenschmannii genome. Coding sequences within it:
- a CDS encoding DUF1508 domain-containing protein — translated: MLTFKADYDRGGHPSWWLTSSNGEEVGWAGQSFASLSSAKRAAESFKAGAATARYEVYKDTGGHYRWRAWRSSDKVASSGESFYSEFNAKRAAENVRVNARTAVGP